From Etheostoma cragini isolate CJK2018 chromosome 17, CSU_Ecrag_1.0, whole genome shotgun sequence, one genomic window encodes:
- the LOC117960310 gene encoding protein phosphatase 1 regulatory subunit 3C-B-like, with the protein MSAASVLRSFSPSAMPGPVLPMDMAMRFYISHSPPPLRGFLSTYDELQRTKKNQTSQSTRWSHNQKLYKPLRPCLSTQQRALDDGGCTGWSKGKAGKKKVVFADTRGMSLTVIHVFSKFDDEPYQNKRCSGISEELQFDMSDLETATMDLKVNSVRNLALDFKQPSADYLDFRNRLIQNSVCLENCSLQERSLTGTIKVRNMGFEKSVQLRATFDSWASFVDIECTFMNNVYSCQDTDTFAFVMELPVYIHPQNSVEFCICFKAQGQTFWDNNDGKNYVLKHIGWNGEDLNVQRPSTSVEQKKPSEHKNGAVKVLEMEFDQFGSPRMSSGLFPGWQSWGQIDNAVPYW; encoded by the exons ATGAGTGCTGCAAG TGTGCTCAGGTCTTTCAGTCCGTCAGCAATGCCTGGCCCAGTCCTGCCGATGGACATGGCAATGAGATTCTATATCAGCCACTCTCCGCCTCCTCTCCGAGGTTTCCTCAGCACCTACGACGAGCTGCAGAGGACCAAGAAGAACCAGACCAGCCAGTCAACCAGGTGGAGCCACAACCAGAAGCTCTACAAACCCCTGCGGCCCTGCCTCAGCACCCAACAGAGAGCACTGGACGATGGCGGCTGCACGGGCTGGAGCAAAGGCAAGGCTGGCAAAAAGAAGGTGGTGTTCGCAGACACAAGGGGCATGTCACTCACCGTCATCCACGTCTTTTCCAAGTTTGACGATGAGCCATATCAAAACAAGCGTTGCAGCGGAATCAGCGAGGAGCTGCAGTTTGACATGTCAGACCTGGAAACGGCCACGATGGACCTTAAGGTCAACTCGGTGCGCAACCTGGCGCTGGACTTTAAACAGCCTTCGGCCGACTACCTGGACTTCCGGAACCGTCTGATTCAGAACTCGGTCTGCTTGGAGAACTGCTCGCTGCAGGAGCGCTCCCTGACCGGCACCATCAAGGTCCGGAACATGGGGTTTGAGAAGTCGGTGCAGTTGCGGGCCACCTTCGACTCGTGGGCAAGCTTCGTTGACATTGAGTGCACCTTCATGAACAACGTCTACAGCTGCCAGGATACCGATACCTTTGCGTTTGTCATGGAGTTACCCGTCTACATCCACCCACAGAATAGTGTCGAGTTCTGCATCTGCTTCAAAGCCCAGGGCCAGACCTTCTGGGACAATAACGATGGCAAGAACTACGTTCTCAAGCACATCGGCTGGAACGGAGAGGACCTGAATGTTCAGAGGCCCTCAACTTCTGTTGAGCAGAAAAAGCCTTCAGAGCACAAAAACGGGGCCGTGAAGGTGCTGGAGATGGAGTTTGATCAGTTTGGCAGCCCACGCATGTCCAGCGGACTCTTTCCTGGCTGGCAGAGCTGGGGTCAGATTGATAACGCTGTGCCCTATTGGTGA